A window of Micromonospora eburnea genomic DNA:
GCCACCGGGCCTGGTACGCCGCTGCCTCCACCACCGATGGTTCCCGGCCCGACGCCGCCCGGTACGGCCGCCACCACGCCGCCCCTGCCACCGGCACCGGTCATCCCTGCCCCCGCCCCGGCTCCGCCGATGTCCGGCCCGTCCACCAGTTCGGGCCCGGTCAGCGGTCCGCCGGTGTCGTCGTGGGACCGCATCGCCCCTCGGGCCGCCTCGGCTCCGCCGGCGCTCGGTCAGCCGCCTGTACCGGCCTCGGCACCGCCGGTCCCGCCCCAGCCCTTCTCCGCACCGCCCTCGGCCGCCGTGTTCCCACCCTCGGTTGTCCCGCCGCCGGTGTCCGTGCCACCCGCGCCGGGCCCGGTCCCGCCGGTCGCCGGACCATCACCTCATCTGCCGCCGGCCCCGGTCATTCCGCCCCCCAGCGGGCCGCTGTCGGCGCCGCCGGCGCCCGGCGTGGCGGCTTCGCCGACCCCACCGCCTTCCACGCCGGTGGCAGCGCCGCAGCGGATTCCGGCGCAGCGCGGTCCGGCGCCTTCCTCCGCTCCGCCGTCAGCCGGTCCGCTGCCTCCGCCACCGTCGATCCCGGTGCCCGCCGCGCCAGCGGGTCCGGAGGACGCACCGATCTCTGCACCGCCGCCCACCGCGCCCGTGTCGGCAGCCCCGTCGGCGAGTCCGGCCCGGCAGTCGGCCGGCCAGCCGGCCGTGCTCGGCCAGGACACGGCCCGGTCCGGCTCGGGCGGCGACGCGCCCGCATCGCCGGCGACGTCCGCGTCGGGCTGGGACAAGCCGACCATCCAGGTGCAGCAGATCGGGCCGCTGCTGCGGGAGGAGGCGGAACGGGCGGCGGCCGCCACCCCGGCCATCCCGCCGGTCAGCGCGCCGCCGGTAGGTGACCCACCTGCGGGCGCCGCCCCGGGCAACGCCACGCCGGTCAGCGGCCCGCCCGCCAGCGCGTCGCCGGTGAGCAGCCCGCCGTTCAGCGCGCCACCGGTCAGCGGCCCGGCCGCGGGCCCGGCGCCACTCAGCAGCCCGCCGGTGAGCGCCGCGCCCCACAGCGCGCCGCCGGCGACCGGCCCAACCCACCACGCACCGCCGGTCAGCGGCCCACCTGGCGGTAGCGCGCCCTTCCACACGCCACCGGTCAGCGGGCCTCCGTCCAGCGAAGCGCCCGCGAGCGCCCCACCCGTAAGCGCCCCACCGCTGGGCGGGCCGCCCATGAGCGCCCCACCCATCAGCGGGCCGCCCGTCAGCGCCCAGCCCATGAACGGACCACCGGTGAGCGGGCCGCCCGTCGGCCCACTGCCGGGGCCGTCTGCGCCGATGCCACCGGCCGGCGGTCCGCCGATGCCACCGGTGAGTGGTCCGCCGATGCCCGCGTACCAGGCGTACCCGCCTGTCGGGGCACCGCCGGTCGGTGGGCCGCCGGTCGCGCCGCCGCCGGTGAGCGGCCCGCCGGCCGTGGCGCCGGTCAGCGCGTCGCCGGTGCCGCCGTGGGGGATGACCGTCCCGCCGTGGAGCAGTGCGGCCCCGCCGCAGCCGCTCGACCGGCCGGCCGACCAGCAGCCGGAGCCGGAGCCGCAGGACCGCGACGAGACCGGGCCGGATCCGGCGGATCCCGTGGACCCGCCGGGGCCGGAGACCGACGACGCGAGCCCGCGGCCGTTGCCGGTCTACGACGAGTTGCTGGAGTTCCCCGAGCCGGCCCGCCCGGAGCCGTTGCCCGGCCCGGCCCCGCACCCGGAGCAGGGCGCCTGGCCGGCGGTGCCGGCGCCGTTCCACCAGCCGCCCGCGTACCCGGCGCCGGTGGAGCCTGAGCCGCGCGGCCGGAACCGGACGGTGGTGGCGGTGGTGGCCGGTGTCGCGGTGGTCGCGGTGGCGGCCGTCGTCGGGGTGGGCGTGCTGGTGTTCAGCCGCGACGAGGCCCCGCCGCCGGTGGCGGGCCCGAGTGCGGCGCAGCCGAAGGTGAGCGGCCCTCCCCCGGATGACCTGCGGTTGCAGGACGGGACCACCACGATCACGATCACCTGGAAGGATCCGACCAACGGGGGTGTGCCGTTCGTGGTGGCCGGCGGCCAGGCGGGGCAGCGGCTGGGTGTGATGGCCACGGTGGACGCCGGGGAGACCCGCTACACGGTCAACGGCCTGAGCCCCAAGCTGGACTACTGCTTCACGGTGCTGGCGGTCTACTCGACGGACACCTACGCCACCTCGGGTCAGGTCTGCACCGACCGGAAGCGTGGTACGCCGCCCGGCTGACCCGCGGCTCCACCCGCGACACGCTGGGTATCCACAGGAGGACGGCGCGGGTTCACCGCTGCCGGTGGTCGGCCCCTATGATGGCTCCCGGCTCTGGGGAGGGTCGATCACGCGCGGCCCCTCCCCCCACCGACACGGGGAGGCGGCCGGCAGTGACCACCATCGAGGACGTCACGAGCCCCGGGGCGGAACCGCCCCGACCTCGTTCCCGCAGGTTGCGGGGCGGGTTGGTGACCATCGGCACGGTGGCCGCGTTGCTGGCCGCGATGGGGTTGACCGTGCTCGGCCTGGGCGCCGCCGACAACGCGGTGGCCAACTACGACGCGTCCTCCTGGTTGTGGAGCACCACCCGCAGTGAGATGGCCCGGGTCAACGGGATCACCGCTCGGGTGGACACCCGGATGGAGGTGCCCGGGGCGCGCCGGCACCAGATGCAGGTCGCCCAGACCGACCGGCTGCTGATCCTGCGGGATCTGAACACCGGCCAGGTTTCCTCGCTGGACCTGGCCACCCTCCGGATCACCGCGACCACCCCGACCACCCCGGGTCTGGGGGTGAGCGTGGCGCTGCACAAGAACGACGCGTTCGTCATCGACGCCGTGCAGGGCATCGTCCGGCAGCTCGACCCGCGCACGCTGAGCCCGGTGGGTGAGCCGGTCCGCTACCCGCCGGGCATCGCCGGTGGGGAGTTCGACGGTGCCGGCCGGCTGTGGGTCGCGGTCCCGGGCGAGGGCACCGTCTCGGCGGTCACCGCCGCCGAGCTGCCGGACAAGCCGGGGGCGGCGCCGCCGGCGGGCCTGAGCCCGAAGCAGATCGAGACGTACGAGGTGGCGGAGCCGAGCCATGAGCTGGTGGTGTCCACCCTGGACGACGGGGTGGCGGTGCTGGACCGCACCTCCGCGTCGCTGGTGACGGTGCAGGCCGGCCGGACGCAACGGGCCGACCTGAAGGGCATGACCGCCCCGGGCAGCCTGCCGCCGCGTACCAGCGGCCCGCAGGTGCCGGTCACGGTGGCCGGTGACCGGACGGTGCTCGTGGTCCAGGACGGCGGCGAGGTGCAGCAGTTCACGGTGCCCGGCGAGGGCGACGGGCTCACCGCGGCGGTGGCGTGGGCCGGCCGGTTCTACGTCGCGGACGAGCGCACCGGCACGGTTTACTCGTTCGACAGCGACGGGCAGCTCGTGGACAGCGTCAAGGGTTCCGACCGGCCCGGGCCGATGGAGCTGGAGGTCCGCGAGGATCACCTGTTCATCAACCCGCCGAACTCGGCCAAGGCGCAGGTGGTGGACGACAAGAACCAGATCCGCGAGGTCAACAAGTACGCCAACGACGTGCTCGGTGGTGACCCGCCGCCGGCTCCCCCGCCGCCGCCCCCGCCGAAGAAGCCGAAGGTGGGTAAGCCGGGCGCGCCGCGGGCCGTCACCGCCGCCGCCGGCAACGCGTCGGCGCGGGTCAGCTGGCAGGCGGCCGCCGCCAACGGCGCCGAGATCACCAAGTACGTGGTGGAGGGCGCCGGGCAGCGTCACGAGGTGGGCGCGAACCAGCGTTCGCTGGAGATCACCGAGCTGACCAACGGCGAGACGTACACGTTCGAGGTGCACGCGGTCAACGCCAAGGGTGACGGGCCGGCGAAGCGGAGCAACCCGGTCACGCCGACCGCCGAGGTGCCGGACCCGCCGGCCAGCGTCACCGCCGAGGCGCGGCCCGACGGCACCGTGCTGGTCAAGTGGCCCGAGGCCAACGGCCAGGGCAACACCATCGCCCGGTACGCGGTGACGGCCGCCTCGGCCGGTGCCACCGCCCCGGCCGGTGACTCGACGAAGACGGAGCTGGTGATCCCGGCTGGTCAGCTGGAGTACGGCACCCAGTACGCCTTCACCGTCGTCTCGGTCAGCGACAGGGGCGCGGGTTCGAAGGCGTCCCCGGTGAGCAACACGGTGGTGCCGTTCACCGCCCCGGCCGCGCCGACGGAGCTGCACGCGTCCACGGTGGCCGACAAGCCTGGCACCATCTCGGTGCAGTGGGCGCCGGCGGTGGACAACGGCCGCCCGGTCACCAAATACCTGGTGGACGTCGGTGGGAAGACCAGCGAGGTGACCGACGTGCGGGCCACGGTCGACGGGCTGGGCAACGGGCAGAACGTCACCGTGAAGGTGAAGGCGGTCAACGAGGCCGGCCCGGGCGCGGAGGCCAGCACCACCGCGCGTACGGTCGCCGCGCCCCGGGTCACCATGACCGGCTCGTCGGCGGACGCCACCT
This region includes:
- a CDS encoding fibronectin type III domain-containing protein, coding for MPAYQAYPPVGAPPVGGPPVAPPPVSGPPAVAPVSASPVPPWGMTVPPWSSAAPPQPLDRPADQQPEPEPQDRDETGPDPADPVDPPGPETDDASPRPLPVYDELLEFPEPARPEPLPGPAPHPEQGAWPAVPAPFHQPPAYPAPVEPEPRGRNRTVVAVVAGVAVVAVAAVVGVGVLVFSRDEAPPPVAGPSAAQPKVSGPPPDDLRLQDGTTTITITWKDPTNGGVPFVVAGGQAGQRLGVMATVDAGETRYTVNGLSPKLDYCFTVLAVYSTDTYATSGQVCTDRKRGTPPG
- a CDS encoding fibronectin type III domain-containing protein translates to MTTIEDVTSPGAEPPRPRSRRLRGGLVTIGTVAALLAAMGLTVLGLGAADNAVANYDASSWLWSTTRSEMARVNGITARVDTRMEVPGARRHQMQVAQTDRLLILRDLNTGQVSSLDLATLRITATTPTTPGLGVSVALHKNDAFVIDAVQGIVRQLDPRTLSPVGEPVRYPPGIAGGEFDGAGRLWVAVPGEGTVSAVTAAELPDKPGAAPPAGLSPKQIETYEVAEPSHELVVSTLDDGVAVLDRTSASLVTVQAGRTQRADLKGMTAPGSLPPRTSGPQVPVTVAGDRTVLVVQDGGEVQQFTVPGEGDGLTAAVAWAGRFYVADERTGTVYSFDSDGQLVDSVKGSDRPGPMELEVREDHLFINPPNSAKAQVVDDKNQIREVNKYANDVLGGDPPPAPPPPPPPKKPKVGKPGAPRAVTAAAGNASARVSWQAAAANGAEITKYVVEGAGQRHEVGANQRSLEITELTNGETYTFEVHAVNAKGDGPAKRSNPVTPTAEVPDPPASVTAEARPDGTVLVKWPEANGQGNTIARYAVTAASAGATAPAGDSTKTELVIPAGQLEYGTQYAFTVVSVSDRGAGSKASPVSNTVVPFTAPAAPTELHASTVADKPGTISVQWAPAVDNGRPVTKYLVDVGGKTSEVTDVRATVDGLGNGQNVTVKVKAVNEAGPGAEASTTARTVAAPRVTMTGSSADATSVTVSFTVDAGGGNASCTAATGGQTASGSCSSLRVAGLTPGTSYTVMVTASNAAGPGTAKRDQATTAVYGRAICVNNTSSSDPEQHTWCNNPDNAMGVFSGTSLSTTQIGRATHNGRYKALCKATGEGVNDYVYNPGKMGTSPSDRTYDWIRIEFGGKTGFISFAWFNLEGYDINSTGPLPNC